The genomic window AGTCGGGTGGTTGTGTTTGAATAGCGGCCACGGAcgtcaagagggcgctgtagcagcagtgcaccacacccctttaactagagataaacattgtaattcttttttgcttattttttccCCAAGTGGCGTGTGACGGCGGATCGGCCGGgagtgttttatgtactttaagtaattaatatttagttaaggcaTAAACAACGAAAAGACGTGCCGAACATGCACTAGGCGAACTGAAGTCCCCCGAAGCCGGACTggttatcattaataataaattgtaattttagttaatagtttttatcatgcattaggtgtaatataattattaagagtgtttcatgttttaccTGTAGCTTCCTGTGGCGCGTAATCGTAAATAGGTATAACGGTAATTGGTTCGGCGCGAAGACGCCATGTTAGGCTAGCAGTGCCCTAAGCTCACCCCAGTCCTTCGCCagcaccgaccgagagcagacgcatcagcaccccggggacctcaccgcttgcctgCACTGCTAAGTAATTCCGTTAAATCTTAATCATCTTAAATCTTTCGCTCTTAACTCCTCGGGGCTTCTCTCGGTCGGGaggactgtttaaataattttatgagtgACCACTACGGTCCTTTTTATGCTAATTACCTAATTGTAAAGTGTGACCACATAGTCAGGTCGCCCCACGTGAACAGATTCGTGTCGCAGGCGTTGTGTGatataatcaaaggtgtaggcgaagtagcaactaataaaccagggcatacaattttatttgtatttgtttatttcaacatcctgaatgtgacggcgtgtgggacgccgtaagagcccactgcgtaggtgaagagagtacccgacgctgagagtggaccagtggcgagtactaggattggctttaggggggttaaaatcacgcctcacatgggcgacgtcacggccctgaaagagtctctcccgggtccgtgccccttgcATGGTGGCACCCACAAATTAATCTCAGTAAATGTTTCGACGCGAACCCCTCCTTAGCATGACAGTTAGGCCGCGGCCATGTCAAGGTTTACATTTTTGGGTCCCTGAACGTTGAAATGTTAGTTGAGCTATGAAATGCTTaatatcaaaagttttttttttgtgataaacagTTGCTTAAAAGATTTCAGTGACATGACATACCCAAAGATTGATTATCCTACTTAAGGTACtaccacaaaatgttattaatttacaTGTTGCTATCTTCTAGCATTCATTAGATGCGACCTGTATTCAGAATTAATTTGACTATTTTTCTCCAATTACTATTTTGAAAGCTCTTGAGTCATTTATGAATTGCTTTAAATTTCAGAATCATCTGTCAGATGGACGGCGGGGTGAAATATTGAGAAACGGTGTGAAAGCTGTGATAGTCGGCAAACCTAATGTTGGGAAGAGCAGCTTGTTAAACAAAATATGTAAGTGTCCTGATACTAATTACACTTACATGCACATCAAATCATTGTTTAATTGCAGCTTGGAGATGCTAATAACCACCTGTGATGTAAAGAACCTGTAACAAGATGTAACAGTCCAAACCTCCGTCTAGCTCAAAGGGGTCTTGCTGTTACATGCATAAACATTTGAAGAATTTATTGGGTGCTGAGAATAATATACAGGTTCCTTAGAATATTACTTTTTGAGGTTAAGTCTTTTTACCTTTAAGATTGTcttgcataaataaaataattaactaataaaatttgtagatttatttattttttacataatactgAATATAACAGTTGGGAATGTTTTGGGAACTGACATACATCTGTACCCATCATCAGGTACAAACAGTCTGTCAGACTGTCCATCtgacttgtttagtttcatcgttggttccgtttgtccgacatcagctgattcagtcttgttttctgtgaattttttatctttatattttttatttattttggattttcagaatttttccattacaaacagtgtaaaactgcaatggtgtatgttcaaaaaactgcattaaatcaaaattccttatgcatgaatcatttaatgaaTGTAACATTTTTATGAACTTGTATATTAATTGCCACTATATTGTACAAGAGTTCTTATAaaactttacttaaaataattatgttttcacTCCATTTCACTAACTGCATGGATTTTAACTAAATTAACTATCTATTGTAAGGTGTAAAGAAGCCATTGAGCTATTCCCAGTCTATCATCACCCTGGATAGGTCGCTGTCTGCAATTCAGGAACTTCAACTTTGTATCCTAGCTGGTCTTCATCAtcccaatttttaatttattctaaaaCTCTTTTTTCTATCCTTGGAGCCTACCTTGGtgactgtttagtaaattttgaTAGTAATCCGCAAGTCAGAATTCGGACATTACCGCGAAGACTCTATCGAGCCACGAGGGTGGCCTGGACCTCATGTATTCTGATCACGTGACAGAGCCTTTTATCTGCTCACTTGTTACTCTTTCTGACACTCAGAGCTGATTAAGTCTTTTGTGGTGGTATGGTTAGGGGGTTTGTCTCTCATCCCCGACGTCATAGCGTGATAATGAGCGTATGTGAGATTGTAAGAGAGAGAGATTTAGAAAGAGTGAGTGCACATTGGTGTGGGTGCAAACATATGTCTTTGCCAGGTCCACATGTCCTCACATGTGGTGATGCCCATAGCGTTAATTCCGATGTCGCATATAACATACTCCTGATCATCTCATGTAAATAGATGTCTAAATACGCCACGTTATTGGCATTCCCAATGTTTCGGAATGCAGATTGCATTACACCATGACCATGATCTTAGTTTTTGCTTTTGCTGTAGTTCGAAACAATACTGGCAGCAAAGCACAGAGAAAGAAATTGGTTATGTGCGAAAATCCCACTTTAAATTACCTCACATTGTTTCTATAATTTTGATTGAAAAATTTTTTGGAGACCttagaaaatatttagtttgatTATATAAAGAAACATTTTGGTTGCTGTCTCACACAGTTTGGCAAGTCAGTGTGTCATTTGTGATTATCCATTTGTTAGCTTCGAAAAGTTTTTGAGTATACGTAACCCCTACCCGTCTGTGAGGTTTGATTTGTGATGAAGTGTGCAAAATGGTTAATACATGAACGTCTAAGTAAAAACACATCCAGCAGGAAATTTGTCATTGATGTACAATTATAATAAAACCAAGTTTTCTAGGAATATAAGTTTATTGAAATCCTTGCTCTTTTGAaactaacataatatttttttcaattttctcagATTCTACATTTAGCTTGTTATTGCAGTTAATTGAAAATAATACATCTATATCACATTTATTATAGTTATGATTTGCATAGACCTCAACACATCACATTGTTTATGATTAATGTTAATGAAAATTAACTGATCACTTCAGTTCATGAGTTAGACATATGAATCTACAGTACCTTAGCAGATGAGGTCCTAAGAGCAATTGTGTTTTGTTCAAACACACAGTGAGCGAATGTAACCCAAGCAATGCCTTTTGAGAACTGTTTCAGGCCAAAGACCTGCAGCCATTGTTACTGCAGTTGCGGGAACGACGCGCGACGTTGTAGAGATCAGCATCAACATCAGTGGTTACCCTGTCGTCCTGGCTGACACTGCAGGGTTGCGAGCCAACAGTGTGGATGTCATCGAAGAGGAAGGAATATCCCGTGCTCGTGCTTGTGCTTCAGTGGCTGACCTAATTTTGCTCGTCATGGATGCTGCGGAGTATGCAGCTTGGGCAGAGGAAACAAAGTGCACAAATTTTTTGGCCTTTGCCAATATGTATATACGTGATTTGGATTTGGATGGTCTATTGGAAACTTGTAGTGAACGTGAGAAAGCATTTGTGCATGTAATTGGTTCACCCAGCCAGTTGCCGCTAACAAGAAAATGTGTgaccattttaaataaaattgatgtGGTACCCGAAGAATCAtgcacaaaacaaattttagagaAGCATCCAAGTATAATTACTTTATCATGTAAAACCGGGTATGGTTTTCCAGAACTGTTGAATAAGCTGAAAGAAAATTTGGTTGAACTGTAAGTATTAAAAATTCTTATCTTTAGGTATTTTACTGTTaatgtatgctgataaaaacgtgAGCACCTAGTCTGTCAACGTGCTTGTTTTCGTGTTAGCTGCACCCAGCTGTCGCTTGCTATTTTAGAATCTAGTCTGACACAGTGACTTAAGTCGTGCACAtaatattgttaatatttaaatatttaatattttttgatcaGTAAAACCCCACTAGATAAAATAAATGATGACACTCAAACTCCATCATGCAAGTGCAGGAATATAATTTACATGCTCTGAGTTCAGTTAGTTTGAAAAttttgtctgcatttactgttttttgttgcaactctcattgttgtcagcccactgtgttagtctgtgctctGATATCTGATATTGTTCTAATTACTTCCACAGAATCCTCTGTGATTTCTTTACATTTAACATGGGTtgattttggctggttttctgtgtgtttggtattcatctttctttgtctgttctttgggttttctctatgacatacagtgcaaattAGCATTGGAATTGGTCTAGAACAATGAATTAAATCAGTCTTCTACATGGCAAAACTCATTCAAATAACGTAAaaaattttttggttaaaattcattTTAGAATAACCTCTTCAGCATGGTgcagtttttgttttattgctGGCATACACAATATCAAAAAAATGTAACTGCATTTATTGGGAAAACAGATTTTTATTGCCATGATATTTTTGCTTACTGGGgcgaagaatgtcaattttaaaaatgagtagaaatatttaattgtaggAATTTTATTGTAACATGTTTTTGACAAAATGTTTGTTGTAAGGAATTCTGTGATAAATGATAATGAACTTAGAAAGTCCCTAATTTCATTCCAacagttccaaaaaaaattcctaaatattATGCTAAAGGTCCCCAAAATGCCATAATTTATCTACCTGGTGAGTGGTAGCCCTGCTTATTTCATAATTATCAtactaatttaaatttgttaaaatataattactaaataatTCTCATTTTCTTTTTAACAGCCTCCTCCAATGACAATGTTTTTGGTAGTTTTAAAATGATTgcaatatgtgcaaaaataaaatacagtagaatcccgccaatccgaactaattgggaccgaaccctgttcggattagcgaaaattcggattaggcggaactTTGTCATATGAtgccatatattgtctttttgaggcgtaggtatttagtgtctgatatgtcaaatatgtatgaaaggtcagactaaaaatatacctttattatttagcctacatatttagtatcatataatgtttttaattactcacatagccaaaactgca from Bacillus rossius redtenbacheri isolate Brsri chromosome 1, Brsri_v3, whole genome shotgun sequence includes these protein-coding regions:
- the LOC134535139 gene encoding tRNA modification GTPase GTPBP3, mitochondrial isoform X3 yields the protein MASKKAVALTEAYIDFGEDENIEDDVINEVEVAVRACKEEIQNHLSDGRRGEILRNGVKAVIVGKPNVGKSSLLNKICQRPAAIVTAVAGTTRDVVEISINISGYPVVLADTAGLRANSVDVIEEEGISRARACASVADLILLVMDAAEYAAWAEETKCTNFLAFANMYIRDLDLDGLLETCSEREKAFVHVIGSPSQLPLTRKCVTILNKIDVVPEESCTKQILEKHPSIITLSCKTGYGFPELLNKLKENLVELCGIPSSENPCLTQARHRHHLNDCLKYLQCYSEMSSAGGDDILAHHLRKALTSLGRITGHVSTEEILDVIFKDFCIGK